One Tautonia rosea genomic window carries:
- a CDS encoding cytochrome c peroxidase yields the protein MTHHPIARMAPAPIALVLGLATLMATSSQPTIGDETNPVPAEPHRSPIALALSADGSRLLTANQTADSVSLVDTESGSVLAELTTGAKPAGVAFAPDGRRGVVAHWYGYDLAVLQVGDDSLEVTGRIEVGPEPRGVVIAKDGTTAYVAVGVANEVVRVDLDRLEITGRVDVGREPRGLALSPDGERLLVGNTRSADLTLIRTADLNVERTYPIRGSNLRQVVIDPSGEFGYVANMENRGMATTDRNIDLGWVLGQRLTRVPLNGSPEDYATQSLDPQGDAVGDVHGLAISGDGKYIAISAGGSHEVLLLRTDLQRLPWRTGGSRDLIHFSLLGGDGRFRRVATGGRPTELAFAPDGKTLYVANYLGDSVQVIDADAGELVRSIDLGGPEELSIVRQGEILFHDAVRSHNQWYSCNTCHSDGHHNGERFDTMNDGWHDFSNLRSTRSQKDVPTLRGAYQTGPWTWHGWQASFEEAMIESFTKSMQGEAPTNEEVQALISYLKTLEHPRNPYVGPNGEISEAAERGREVFRSAKAACNTCHSGPNFTDGEIHMVGLEEPRDVYKGYNPPSLRGTYDNDPYLHDGRARTLRDALTGDHAPDFVTGLGELTEQETLDLIEYLKTL from the coding sequence GTGACGCATCACCCGATTGCCCGAATGGCCCCGGCTCCGATCGCCCTGGTGCTGGGCCTCGCGACCCTGATGGCGACCTCGTCTCAACCCACGATTGGCGATGAGACGAACCCTGTCCCGGCCGAGCCCCACCGGTCACCGATCGCCCTGGCCCTCTCGGCCGACGGCTCCCGACTGCTCACGGCCAATCAGACGGCCGACTCGGTCTCCCTGGTCGATACGGAATCGGGCTCGGTCCTGGCCGAGCTTACGACCGGAGCGAAACCGGCCGGCGTGGCCTTTGCGCCAGACGGCCGTCGGGGAGTGGTCGCCCACTGGTACGGCTACGATCTGGCCGTGCTTCAGGTGGGTGACGACTCTTTGGAAGTGACCGGCCGGATCGAGGTCGGACCTGAGCCCCGAGGGGTGGTGATTGCCAAGGACGGCACGACGGCCTACGTGGCCGTTGGCGTGGCGAATGAGGTCGTGCGGGTGGATCTCGACCGGCTGGAGATCACCGGGAGGGTCGATGTGGGTCGGGAGCCGAGAGGACTGGCCCTGAGTCCCGACGGTGAGCGATTGCTCGTTGGCAACACGCGATCGGCCGACCTGACCTTGATCCGCACGGCCGATCTGAATGTCGAGCGGACCTATCCGATCCGGGGGTCGAACCTTCGGCAGGTGGTGATCGACCCCTCGGGAGAGTTCGGCTACGTCGCCAACATGGAAAACCGAGGCATGGCGACGACCGACCGCAACATTGACCTGGGCTGGGTGCTCGGCCAGCGCCTGACGCGGGTGCCGCTGAACGGCTCTCCCGAGGACTACGCGACCCAGTCGCTCGACCCGCAGGGGGATGCCGTTGGCGACGTGCACGGGTTGGCCATCAGTGGCGACGGCAAGTACATTGCCATCTCGGCCGGAGGATCGCATGAGGTCCTTCTGCTCCGAACCGACCTGCAACGGCTACCGTGGCGCACTGGGGGCTCGCGCGACCTGATTCACTTCTCCTTGCTGGGAGGGGACGGCCGCTTCCGACGCGTCGCCACTGGAGGCCGGCCGACTGAGCTGGCCTTCGCCCCGGATGGCAAGACGCTGTATGTCGCGAACTACCTGGGCGACTCGGTTCAGGTGATCGACGCCGACGCGGGGGAGCTGGTCCGGTCGATCGACCTGGGAGGCCCCGAGGAGCTGTCGATCGTCCGCCAGGGGGAGATCCTCTTTCACGACGCCGTTCGGTCGCATAACCAGTGGTATAGCTGCAACACCTGCCACAGCGACGGGCACCACAACGGCGAACGCTTCGACACGATGAACGACGGCTGGCACGACTTCTCGAACCTGCGATCGACCCGCAGCCAGAAAGACGTGCCTACGCTTCGAGGTGCCTACCAGACTGGCCCCTGGACCTGGCACGGCTGGCAAGCGAGCTTTGAGGAGGCGATGATCGAGTCGTTCACCAAGAGCATGCAGGGGGAAGCTCCCACCAACGAGGAGGTGCAGGCCCTCATCAGCTATCTCAAGACGCTGGAACACCCTCGCAACCCGTATGTCGGGCCGAACGGTGAGATCTCGGAAGCAGCCGAGCGTGGTCGAGAGGTCTTCCGATCGGCCAAGGCTGCCTGCAACACCTGTCACTCCGGCCCGAATTTCACCGACGGCGAGATCCATATGGTCGGTCTTGAGGAGCCCCGAGACGTGTACAAGGGGTATAACCCGCCGTCGCTCCGCGGCACCTACGACAACGACCCGTACCTGCATGACGGCCGCGCCCGAACCCTCCGCGACGCCCTGACCGGCGACCACGCGCCGGACTTCGTCACCGGCCTCGGCGAGTTGACCGAGCAGGAGACGTTGGACCTGATCGAGTATCTGAAGACGCTCTGA
- a CDS encoding GNAT family N-acetyltransferase: protein MTTFRTARNDDIPALVRLWNEGTPSYGVARPLKPRELTEASFNHLGFTLADLIVAEEEDELVAFVHGGFGPIEAAGPSHRLDRSMGTIAMLALAPEAGEAVGSDLIDQASARLREEGAKVIYAGGQYPLNPFYWGIYGGSEFAGILLKHDAFHRAVRASGFDEVARSILLERDLAGSAEPGFDPKSVLLRRRFQLTIEEDAPFGPWWDALALGSTYAIRFQLEDTAGRVAATATTWDMAGFERIDGRLRAGLIDVKVADESRRQGLGKYLIREVIRYHIQRGIHAIAVQTRAPNTAAIALYQSLGFEPVDEAILYRLGRS, encoded by the coding sequence GTGACCACCTTCCGTACTGCCCGCAATGATGACATCCCGGCGTTGGTCCGGCTCTGGAATGAGGGAACGCCCTCGTACGGTGTGGCCCGTCCCTTGAAGCCTCGGGAACTGACCGAAGCCAGCTTCAACCACCTGGGATTCACGCTGGCCGACCTGATCGTCGCCGAGGAGGAGGACGAGCTGGTCGCGTTCGTGCATGGGGGATTCGGTCCGATCGAGGCGGCTGGACCATCGCATCGGCTCGACCGTTCGATGGGGACGATCGCCATGCTCGCGCTTGCTCCCGAGGCAGGGGAAGCGGTTGGCTCGGATCTGATCGACCAGGCCAGCGCGAGGCTGAGGGAGGAAGGGGCCAAGGTCATTTATGCCGGGGGGCAGTATCCGCTCAACCCGTTTTACTGGGGGATTTACGGGGGCAGTGAGTTTGCTGGGATTCTCCTCAAGCATGACGCGTTTCACCGGGCGGTTCGAGCATCCGGATTTGACGAGGTCGCACGCTCGATCCTGTTGGAACGGGACCTTGCCGGGAGTGCCGAGCCGGGATTCGATCCGAAGTCGGTTCTTCTGCGCCGACGCTTTCAACTGACGATTGAGGAAGACGCACCGTTCGGACCGTGGTGGGACGCGCTGGCGCTGGGATCGACCTATGCGATCCGGTTTCAGCTGGAGGATACGGCCGGGCGGGTCGCCGCGACGGCGACGACGTGGGACATGGCCGGGTTCGAGCGGATCGACGGGCGACTCCGCGCGGGATTGATTGATGTGAAGGTCGCAGACGAATCGCGACGGCAGGGGTTGGGAAAATACTTGATTCGCGAGGTGATTCGCTACCATATCCAGAGAGGCATTCACGCGATCGCCGTCCAGACCCGAGCCCCCAACACCGCAGCCATTGCGCTCTACCAGTCGCTCGGGTTCGAGCCGGTCGATGAGGCGATTCTGTATCGGCTGGGACGCTCCTGA
- a CDS encoding Rieske (2Fe-2S) protein, translating to MPEFVTLARLEDLPPGSSKEVEYEGKIVALFNLDGAIVAVDGICPHQGGPLADGVCRGGVVTCPWHGWQFNLRDGRSTTFNSIRIPVFEVRIEGEAIQVAVT from the coding sequence ATGCCCGAGTTTGTCACCCTGGCCCGTCTGGAGGACCTGCCGCCGGGATCGTCGAAGGAAGTCGAATACGAAGGGAAAATCGTTGCGTTGTTCAATCTCGATGGAGCGATTGTCGCCGTCGATGGGATCTGCCCGCACCAGGGAGGCCCACTGGCCGATGGGGTTTGCCGGGGAGGGGTGGTGACCTGTCCCTGGCACGGGTGGCAGTTTAACCTCAGGGACGGCCGCAGCACGACCTTCAACTCGATCCGGATCCCGGTGTTCGAGGTTCGCATCGAAGGTGAAGCCATCCAGGTTGCCGTGACCTGA
- a CDS encoding phytoene desaturase family protein produces MDDLIVIGSGWGGLATAALARAQGLRVSLLEAHTKLGGCAGWFDRGPYTFDAGATALMGLGPDEPVGGLLRAIGLDFEGARTPSYRVCLPDRTLDIVPDSSQFEQNVRAAFPGLDRARTRFWRLQEAVGSTLFACANHIPRLPARSLGDLVHDLRVLGPRGLLAASTWPLSVLDVMRVLGLAHDRPFRALVAMLLQDTAQAGPETVPFANASACLQAYRMGMSRPVGGMKGLAEGIGERFEAMGGTLRRATLVDRVQPDGHGGFEVITRRRQRLAARQVAFNLPIDLAARLLGRDLEGMLARREVQTRAAWSAFTAYLAIRREAVPDDGPLFYQVLRDHLAPIHDGNNVLVSLSPPGDPAYGPPDVRIATLSTHTRPSDWDGLSADDHVVNKADYSRRMIAALGQALPNAPDSLVHAEFGTPRSFSRYTRRTRGAVGGPPVSRRNSNFLAVGSDVLGPGLWVVGDSVFPGQGTMAVVLSGIRVVERITGRSWESMRSAPPAISEEQSWDRSLPNSQERVHLLK; encoded by the coding sequence ATGGACGATCTCATCGTCATCGGCTCGGGATGGGGAGGCTTGGCAACCGCGGCGCTTGCTCGCGCACAGGGCTTGCGGGTCAGCCTGCTTGAAGCCCATACGAAGCTCGGCGGCTGCGCCGGCTGGTTCGATCGCGGTCCGTACACTTTCGACGCCGGAGCCACCGCTCTGATGGGCCTCGGGCCTGATGAGCCGGTCGGCGGCCTCCTCCGTGCCATCGGCCTTGACTTCGAGGGAGCCCGCACGCCTAGCTACCGCGTCTGCCTGCCCGACCGGACGCTCGACATCGTGCCGGACTCTTCCCAGTTCGAGCAGAACGTCCGCGCCGCCTTTCCCGGACTCGACCGCGCCCGGACCCGCTTCTGGAGGCTCCAGGAGGCCGTCGGCTCGACCCTCTTTGCCTGTGCCAACCATATCCCGAGGCTCCCGGCCCGGTCGCTCGGCGATCTCGTGCACGACCTCCGTGTCCTCGGCCCCCGCGGCCTCCTCGCGGCGAGCACCTGGCCCCTGAGCGTCCTCGACGTGATGCGCGTGCTCGGGCTCGCTCACGATCGCCCCTTCCGAGCCCTTGTGGCGATGCTCCTGCAGGACACCGCGCAGGCCGGGCCGGAAACCGTCCCCTTCGCCAACGCCTCAGCCTGTTTGCAGGCCTACCGGATGGGCATGAGCCGCCCAGTTGGCGGTATGAAGGGGCTGGCCGAGGGAATCGGCGAGCGCTTCGAGGCGATGGGAGGCACCCTCCGCCGGGCCACGCTCGTCGATCGCGTCCAGCCCGACGGCCACGGCGGCTTCGAGGTCATCACTCGACGCCGCCAGCGCCTCGCCGCCCGTCAGGTCGCCTTCAACCTGCCGATCGACCTGGCCGCTCGCTTGCTCGGCCGCGACCTGGAGGGGATGCTTGCTCGTCGCGAGGTGCAAACCCGGGCCGCCTGGAGCGCCTTCACGGCCTACCTGGCAATCCGTCGCGAGGCCGTCCCCGACGACGGCCCCCTGTTCTATCAGGTCCTCCGCGACCACCTTGCACCGATCCACGACGGCAACAACGTCCTCGTCTCCCTCTCCCCTCCTGGAGACCCCGCCTACGGCCCCCCCGACGTCCGCATCGCCACCCTCTCGACCCACACCCGCCCCAGCGACTGGGACGGCCTCTCGGCCGACGACCATGTCGTCAACAAAGCGGACTATTCCCGCCGCATGATCGCCGCACTCGGCCAGGCCCTCCCCAATGCTCCCGATTCCCTCGTCCATGCCGAGTTCGGCACCCCTCGCAGCTTCTCCCGATACACGAGGAGGACCCGAGGAGCGGTCGGCGGGCCTCCCGTCTCCCGGCGCAACAGTAATTTCCTGGCCGTTGGCTCCGACGTGCTCGGCCCCGGCCTCTGGGTCGTCGGCGACTCGGTCTTTCCCGGGCAGGGGACGATGGCCGTGGTGCTCTCGGGAATTCGTGTTGTCGAGCGCATCACCGGTCGAAGCTGGGAATCAATGCGATCGGCCCCTCCCGCGATCTCCGAGGAGCAATCCTGGGATCGCTCGCTTCCGAATTCCCAGGAACGGGTTCACTTGCTAAAGTGA
- the bshB1 gene encoding bacillithiol biosynthesis deacetylase BshB1 has translation MDHPKSLDALVIAPHPDDAELGMGGTVLRLIQQGWSVGILDLTSGEPTPLGSVETRQTETAEANAHLGNPWRANLGLPNRSLEPTLEHRRAVATVFRRVQPRLIFAPYWEDAHPDHLAATRLIEDARFWSKLSKSDIPGTPFHPARILYYFSVHLKIVERPSFVLDISDQQEAKLAALRCYRSQLVDNQPEGRPSVIDSVADRSRFWGHVVGVQHAEPFASREPIGLSGFTELLL, from the coding sequence ATGGACCACCCCAAGTCGCTTGATGCGCTCGTCATTGCCCCTCATCCCGACGATGCGGAGCTGGGCATGGGCGGCACGGTTCTCCGATTGATCCAGCAAGGTTGGTCCGTCGGGATTCTCGACCTGACCAGCGGCGAGCCGACTCCACTCGGCTCGGTTGAGACGCGCCAGACCGAAACGGCCGAGGCGAACGCCCATCTTGGCAACCCCTGGCGAGCGAACCTCGGCCTGCCCAACCGCAGCCTCGAACCCACCCTGGAGCATCGCCGAGCGGTCGCGACTGTCTTTCGTCGCGTGCAGCCCCGCTTGATCTTCGCTCCCTACTGGGAAGATGCCCATCCCGACCACCTCGCCGCGACCCGATTGATCGAAGATGCCCGCTTCTGGAGCAAGCTGTCGAAGTCGGACATCCCCGGCACCCCCTTCCATCCGGCTCGAATCCTGTATTATTTCAGTGTCCACCTGAAGATAGTTGAGCGCCCGAGTTTCGTCCTCGACATCAGCGACCAGCAGGAGGCAAAGCTTGCCGCCCTCCGCTGCTACCGATCGCAACTCGTTGACAATCAGCCGGAAGGTCGACCGAGCGTGATCGACAGCGTCGCCGACCGCAGCCGATTCTGGGGACACGTTGTCGGCGTCCAGCACGCCGAGCCCTTTGCCAGCCGAGAGCCGATCGGCCTGTCCGGGTTCACCGAGCTCTTACTCTGA
- a CDS encoding vWA domain-containing protein: protein MPPLHRMPVFYLAVLLIGGMVGLASWIGGGPRASADRTSLADRNTELADRETPIPTDSDEPTTDGILRTDDGLRRKVLVRELGLRPRFRPDPKSPTSGDDLDYYAIQFVFDEDAPTAPEATRSLQVGPAEGPPIGWVPDSGVLAWNTRLMARPTSRAARPPLVIYRDRSCLLDALAGRRCPDHGDACPIEGEEPETETSDDQRPLAEPTLGLPILSSDSIPQPDGSNRTIFEVASLVADRAPPPPPPSEPPDFLKRSLRQMYLAVVIDTTASMQASIDSARDLASELVEEATRQEVTLRLALVAFRDDHPTFGYAVRIVSPFASPRVFRGALDRIESASRGDGSVAEAVLDGVAAALPAPPEGSGRDRDHLVWPTGRDGDLATKLLVLIGDAPDHDRDAVRAEALADWARQHRITIAAVSIERDDLRGDEPERYRSQWNALASGSFLPRDRSANFERPIPPVRPSLRDPSALKPTLRAIIDDRVLAARELAALLDAEAEGRLQDYVDRRGLKLNQIAPVLVDLHGGQPRPDPSPDPRQDGRRAPSVRRGWIAEAIHGQPLVTIEMLMTRRELDTLIAELSQFQQALQGGADDLTDLLRIGTAAASGEAAFLATDRGDRTFAEHLARRQGLPPVRPESLLNRSQADLLQADSPYRAAVSQRIASAITQLLDRRQDPDWDDPNRTVSGMALVPYSPIDF from the coding sequence ATGCCGCCGCTCCACCGGATGCCCGTCTTCTACCTGGCTGTTCTGCTGATCGGCGGCATGGTCGGTCTGGCCTCCTGGATCGGCGGAGGGCCTCGCGCCTCGGCCGATCGCACGAGCCTAGCGGATCGGAACACCGAACTGGCCGACCGGGAGACCCCGATCCCGACCGACTCCGACGAACCAACCACCGACGGCATCCTTCGCACCGACGACGGCCTCCGCCGCAAGGTCCTTGTCCGGGAACTCGGCCTCCGACCCCGGTTCCGGCCCGACCCGAAAAGCCCAACCTCGGGTGACGACCTCGACTACTACGCCATCCAGTTTGTCTTCGACGAGGACGCTCCGACCGCTCCCGAAGCCACGCGATCCCTTCAGGTCGGCCCGGCCGAGGGGCCGCCGATCGGCTGGGTCCCAGACTCCGGCGTCCTTGCCTGGAACACGAGGCTCATGGCTCGCCCGACCTCAAGGGCCGCTCGGCCCCCGTTGGTCATCTACCGCGATCGTTCCTGCCTGCTCGACGCCCTCGCCGGTCGCCGTTGCCCCGATCACGGCGACGCTTGCCCGATCGAAGGCGAGGAACCCGAGACTGAGACCTCGGACGATCAACGACCCCTCGCCGAGCCGACCCTCGGCCTCCCGATTCTCTCCAGCGACTCGATCCCTCAGCCGGATGGCTCGAACCGAACCATCTTCGAGGTCGCGAGCCTCGTTGCCGATCGTGCCCCGCCCCCACCTCCTCCGAGCGAGCCGCCCGACTTCCTCAAGCGATCACTCCGGCAGATGTATCTCGCCGTCGTTATCGACACGACCGCTTCCATGCAGGCCTCGATCGACAGCGCCCGCGACCTAGCCTCGGAGCTGGTCGAGGAAGCGACTCGCCAGGAGGTGACCCTCCGCCTCGCCCTCGTCGCCTTCCGAGACGATCACCCGACGTTCGGGTACGCGGTCCGCATCGTCTCTCCCTTCGCGTCCCCTCGGGTCTTTCGCGGAGCACTCGACCGGATCGAGTCGGCTTCCCGAGGCGATGGCAGCGTGGCCGAGGCGGTGCTCGACGGCGTGGCCGCGGCCCTGCCCGCCCCTCCCGAAGGATCGGGCCGCGATCGCGATCACCTCGTCTGGCCGACCGGCCGAGACGGGGACCTGGCCACGAAGTTACTGGTCCTGATCGGCGACGCTCCGGACCACGACCGCGACGCCGTCCGAGCCGAGGCTCTGGCCGACTGGGCTCGGCAGCACCGCATCACCATCGCCGCCGTCTCCATCGAGCGCGACGACCTCCGCGGCGACGAGCCCGAGCGCTACCGGAGCCAGTGGAATGCCCTCGCCTCCGGGTCGTTCCTCCCCCGCGATCGCTCGGCCAACTTCGAGCGACCCATTCCCCCCGTCCGGCCCTCCTTGCGTGACCCCTCGGCCCTCAAGCCGACACTTCGGGCGATCATTGATGACCGCGTCCTCGCCGCCCGAGAGCTGGCAGCTCTGCTCGACGCCGAGGCCGAGGGACGCCTGCAAGATTACGTCGATCGGCGAGGCCTGAAGCTCAACCAGATCGCCCCGGTTCTCGTCGACCTTCACGGCGGTCAACCCCGGCCTGATCCGAGCCCCGACCCCCGACAGGACGGTCGCCGGGCCCCCTCGGTCCGTCGCGGTTGGATCGCCGAAGCCATCCACGGCCAGCCCCTGGTGACGATCGAGATGCTCATGACCCGTCGCGAGCTGGATACCTTGATTGCCGAGCTGAGCCAGTTTCAGCAGGCGCTTCAAGGCGGGGCGGACGACCTGACCGACCTGCTCCGGATCGGCACCGCCGCAGCCAGCGGCGAGGCGGCTTTCCTTGCCACCGATCGCGGCGACCGCACCTTCGCCGAACACCTGGCCCGACGTCAAGGGCTCCCCCCTGTCCGTCCCGAGAGCCTGCTCAACCGCTCGCAAGCCGATCTTCTCCAGGCCGATTCACCCTACCGTGCGGCCGTCTCTCAACGCATCGCCTCAGCGATCACCCAGCTCCTCGATCGTCGGCAGGACCCCGACTGGGACGACCCGAACCGAACCGTCTCTGGAATGGCCCTCGTCCCTTATTCCCCGATTGACTTCTGA
- a CDS encoding sugar phosphate isomerase/epimerase family protein — MARPITLFTGQWADQPLEHWAPKVAQWGYDGIELPCWGGHFDVSLALKDSGYCQQRKDLLERHNLRCWAISAHLVGQAVLDPIDERHKAILPPHVWGDGDPKGVNERAAEEMKNTARAAAKLGVPVVNGFTGSSIWHMLYAFPPTPSSMIDAGYQKFADVWNPILDVFKQEGILFGLEVHPTEIAFDMYSAHKAIDAVDGRPEFGFNYDPSHLLWQGMDPVQYLRCPKIRKRVYHVHVKDVATTLDGRTGLLSSHLDFGDPRRGWDFRSPGRGQVNFAEITRELNHIGYEGPLSVEWEDPGMDREYGAEEAAAFIRRTMMFPAAGRAFDSAFAEGQAKA; from the coding sequence ATGGCCCGTCCGATCACGCTGTTCACCGGCCAGTGGGCCGATCAACCGCTGGAGCATTGGGCCCCGAAGGTCGCCCAGTGGGGTTACGACGGCATCGAGCTGCCCTGCTGGGGCGGCCACTTCGATGTCTCCCTCGCCCTGAAGGACAGCGGCTACTGCCAGCAACGCAAGGACCTGCTCGAACGGCACAACCTGCGCTGCTGGGCCATCTCGGCCCACCTGGTCGGCCAGGCCGTGCTCGACCCGATCGACGAGCGGCACAAGGCTATTCTTCCGCCCCACGTCTGGGGAGACGGCGACCCGAAGGGGGTCAACGAGCGGGCCGCCGAGGAGATGAAGAACACCGCCCGAGCCGCCGCGAAGCTCGGCGTGCCGGTCGTCAACGGCTTCACCGGCTCCTCCATCTGGCACATGCTCTACGCCTTCCCGCCGACGCCCAGCTCGATGATCGACGCCGGCTATCAGAAGTTCGCCGACGTCTGGAACCCGATTCTTGATGTGTTCAAGCAAGAAGGGATCCTGTTCGGCCTGGAAGTCCACCCGACCGAGATCGCCTTCGATATGTACTCGGCCCACAAGGCGATCGACGCCGTCGACGGCCGCCCCGAGTTCGGCTTCAACTACGACCCGAGCCACCTGCTCTGGCAAGGCATGGACCCGGTCCAGTACCTCCGCTGCCCGAAGATCCGCAAGCGGGTCTACCACGTCCACGTCAAGGACGTCGCCACCACCCTCGACGGCCGCACCGGCCTGCTCAGCTCCCACCTCGACTTCGGCGACCCCCGACGCGGCTGGGACTTCCGCTCCCCCGGCCGCGGCCAGGTCAACTTTGCCGAGATTACCCGCGAGCTGAATCACATCGGCTACGAAGGCCCTCTTTCCGTCGAGTGGGAAGACCCCGGCATGGACCGCGAGTACGGCGCCGAGGAGGCCGCCGCCTTCATCCGCCGCACCATGATGTTCCCCGCCGCCGGCCGTGCCTTCGACTCCGCCTTCGCCGAAGGCCAGGCCAAGGCCTGA
- a CDS encoding ABC transporter substrate-binding protein/permease — protein MEEPPSGPPSLLPSRIDRGRPRHASSPQPPRRPCPAWLALLVPIAFITGPVEGQTTLERIEQSGRLTYGSDMEGGGPFAYLDPEDPGRLIGFEVELMDALADRLGVEAELAQGQWDQLLNVLSAGNVDMVVNGYELTPARVRNHLATRPYYLFQLQLMVRKGSSIQSWDDLRQPKPGGSRWRVGVLGGSSAETFAEEQHEGTVEVRAYTGATDAMIQVLSGQLDATLQDLPAARFYQPQFPELQTIGPPEGLGYYVIYVRKNDGPLAEAINQGIVSLIDDGTLERIYRKYDIWTDAQKRLIDLDAEQLSAEIVSLSRESERGWALVWKYRDHLLRAAGTTIFLSVVSMPIAILVGLVVALGRLYGPAFVRVPLTLYVELIRGTPLMLQLFVLFYLANLPPYVAGIVGLAINYSAYEAEIYRAGLQAIPAGQMEAALALGMPRWLALRRVVVPQAVRIVIPPVTNDFIALFKDSSVCSVITIVELSKQYQILANSTGGVLEFALVCAVLYLAMSLPLSWLSRWSEQRLRGGAKVRVTKRGAPE, from the coding sequence ATGGAAGAACCCCCGTCCGGTCCCCCTTCCCTCTTGCCGTCGAGGATCGATCGCGGCCGCCCACGCCACGCCTCCTCTCCCCAGCCCCCCCGACGGCCCTGCCCCGCCTGGCTCGCCTTGCTCGTGCCGATCGCCTTCATCACCGGACCGGTTGAGGGTCAGACGACCCTGGAACGGATCGAACAGTCGGGCCGATTGACGTATGGGTCCGACATGGAAGGGGGCGGCCCCTTCGCCTACCTCGACCCGGAAGACCCTGGCCGGCTCATCGGCTTCGAGGTCGAGCTGATGGACGCCCTGGCCGATCGGCTCGGGGTCGAGGCCGAACTTGCTCAAGGACAGTGGGATCAGCTCCTCAATGTCCTGTCAGCCGGCAACGTCGATATGGTGGTCAACGGTTACGAGCTGACCCCGGCCCGGGTGCGGAATCATCTGGCGACCCGGCCGTATTACCTCTTTCAGCTCCAGTTGATGGTGCGCAAGGGATCGTCAATCCAATCGTGGGACGACCTGCGGCAACCGAAGCCGGGCGGGAGCCGATGGCGGGTCGGGGTGCTCGGCGGGTCGTCGGCCGAGACGTTTGCCGAGGAACAGCACGAGGGTACGGTCGAGGTTCGGGCCTACACCGGCGCGACTGACGCAATGATCCAGGTGCTCAGCGGTCAGCTCGATGCCACCCTCCAGGACTTGCCCGCCGCTCGGTTCTATCAGCCGCAATTTCCGGAACTGCAAACCATCGGTCCTCCCGAAGGACTTGGATATTACGTCATCTATGTGAGAAAGAACGATGGGCCACTTGCCGAGGCGATCAATCAGGGAATTGTCTCATTAATCGATGATGGAACACTTGAACGCATTTATCGAAAATATGACATCTGGACCGATGCCCAGAAACGATTGATTGATCTGGATGCTGAGCAACTGTCTGCCGAGATCGTCAGTCTGAGCCGGGAGTCGGAACGGGGCTGGGCGCTCGTCTGGAAGTACAGGGACCATTTGTTGAGGGCGGCTGGGACGACGATTTTCCTGTCGGTCGTGTCGATGCCCATTGCGATTCTCGTGGGGTTGGTCGTGGCACTGGGGCGTCTTTATGGCCCGGCGTTCGTGCGCGTGCCATTGACACTCTATGTGGAGTTGATTCGTGGCACACCCTTGATGCTTCAGCTGTTTGTCCTGTTCTACCTGGCGAATCTGCCACCGTATGTGGCCGGAATTGTGGGGCTTGCCATCAATTATTCGGCGTATGAGGCGGAGATTTACCGGGCGGGGTTGCAGGCGATCCCGGCCGGGCAGATGGAAGCGGCCCTGGCGTTGGGGATGCCGAGGTGGCTGGCCTTGCGGCGGGTGGTGGTGCCGCAGGCGGTGCGTATTGTCATTCCGCCGGTCACCAATGATTTCATCGCCCTGTTCAAGGACAGTTCGGTCTGCTCGGTGATCACGATCGTCGAGTTGAGCAAGCAGTACCAGATTCTCGCCAATAGTACGGGGGGAGTGCTCGAATTCGCTCTTGTGTGTGCTGTGCTGTATCTGGCGATGAGTCTGCCGTTGTCGTGGTTGTCCCGATGGTCCGAGCAACGGCTCCGAGGAGGAGCCAAGGTGCGCGTCACAAAGAGGGGGGCCCCTGAATGA